In the genome of Triticum urartu cultivar G1812 chromosome 5, Tu2.1, whole genome shotgun sequence, one region contains:
- the LOC125506127 gene encoding BTB/POZ and MATH domain-containing protein 3-like, with protein sequence MAEHRTISAAIVVESDEVSYVLKVDGYSRAKALLKNGECMTSTRFGVGGHDWVVRYYPNGSRKSYPDFISVYLFFEPVGVQDVKAKYTFSVLDLNGEPVPSYSRGHANTFSRAVSSRGYQDFVKKVDLEGSAHLRDNCLSIRCDVTIMKETHTDEQSRVPPSDLHRHLRDLLYNKDAADLTFQVGGEIFSAHRCVLAARSSVFKAELLGAMQESSAASPIEICDMEPDVFESLLHFIYTDSVPTVLDVVMAGHLLVAAGRYNIGRLKLICEEKLCNHIDSSMVATSLVLAEQHGFHHLKEACLKFLATPSNLEAMVAKSDGYEHLKSSCPSLLKEVISTILPAELKVTKDIIMAMWK encoded by the coding sequence ATGGCAGAGCATCGCACGATCTCTGCTGCCATTGTAGTTGAATCTGATGAAGTGTCGTATGTGCTCAAGGTAGATGGATACTCGAGAGCCAAGGCACTACTCAAGAATGGCGAGTGCATGACTTCTACCCGTTTTGGTGTTGGCGGCCACGACTGGGTCGTGAGGTATTATCCAAACGGTAGCCGTAAGAGCTACCCCGATTTCATATCTGTTTATCTATTTTTCGAACCTGTTGGTGTCCAAGATGTGAAGGCGAAATACACGTTCAGTGTGCTTGACCTGAATGGAGAACCGGTGCCTTCATATAGCCGTGGCCATGCAAATACCTTCTCAAGGGCAGTTTCATCCAGGGGCTACCAGGACTTCGTCAAGAAGGTTGATCTAGAGGGATCGGCGCACCTGAGAGACAATTGCCTCAGCATCAGGTGCGATGTCACAATCATGAAGGAGACCCACACCGACGAACAATCAAGGGTTCCTCCGAGCGACCTGCACCGGCATCTCAGGGACCTCCTGTATAACAAAGACGCAGCAGACCTAACCTTTCAAGTTGGCGGAGAGATATTCTCCGCTCATAGGTGTGTCCTTGCtgctcggtcatccgtcttcaaGGCGGAGCTCCTCGGGGCCATGCAAGAGAGTTCTGCCGCTAGCCCTATTGAAATCTGTGACATGGAACCAGATGTGTTCGAGTCTTTGCTCCATTTCATATACACTGACTCAGTTCCGACAGTGCTTGATGTGGTGATGGCCGGCCATCTGCTCGTAGCAGCTGGCAGGTACAACATTGGCAGGCTAAAGCTAATATGCGAGGAGAAATTATGCAATCACATTGATTCCAGCATGGTGGCAACCAGTTTGGTTTTAGCCGAACAACATGGTTTTCATCATCTGAAAGAAGCTTGTTTGAAATTCCTTGCTACCCCCTCCAATTTGGAGGCGATGGTGGCAAAGAGTGATGGGTATGAGCATCTGAAATCCAGCTGCCCATCTCTTCTCAAGGAGGTGATATCTACAATCTTGCCTGCTGAACTGAAAGTGACAAAGGATATTATCATGGCAATGTGGAAGTAA